A single genomic interval of Methyloceanibacter caenitepidi harbors:
- a CDS encoding D-alanyl-D-alanine carboxypeptidase/D-alanyl-D-alanine-endopeptidase: MWSRLLILALFLVPAQGLVTLAFAGAKERVRALAPNGIVYVIDEQGTELIKQNADKAFVPASVAKVVTAWLAMEVLGPDYRFKTHFYLDENRVLYVRGGGDPMLVSEELALLAPELVAAIGPEPITGMVLDPSYYPEKVDIPGIENNSRSYNALNSALAVNFNTINAVRRGSSVVSGEKQTPITPLAISQFKARGPKGRGRISLAKDPELSLLYAGELLEAFIEQAGGKVDGKITIGPVPPGLQPVYVHLQSRTLAAIINLLLIGSNNYIANQVFLEIGAARYGGPVSLEKSLKVANEMLAQHGLQDDIYMEEGSGLSRGNRFTAQGLAKVLDLFVTYAELMQGRDGGTNKTGTMSGIRTLAGYADTANHGRVRFVIALRGGGRLRYSVLKAIEQGL; the protein is encoded by the coding sequence ATGTGGTCCCGTCTGCTGATCCTTGCCCTTTTTCTCGTGCCCGCCCAAGGACTTGTTACGCTTGCATTCGCAGGCGCGAAAGAGCGCGTTCGAGCGCTGGCGCCCAACGGCATCGTCTACGTGATCGACGAACAAGGCACCGAACTCATCAAGCAGAACGCCGACAAGGCGTTCGTCCCGGCTTCCGTCGCGAAAGTCGTGACGGCGTGGCTCGCGATGGAGGTCTTGGGCCCGGATTATCGCTTCAAGACGCATTTCTATCTCGACGAGAATCGCGTGCTCTACGTACGGGGCGGCGGTGACCCGATGCTGGTCTCCGAAGAGCTGGCACTGCTGGCGCCGGAACTCGTAGCGGCGATCGGACCCGAGCCGATTACAGGCATGGTGCTGGATCCAAGCTACTATCCCGAGAAGGTCGATATCCCCGGTATTGAGAACAACAGCCGCTCGTACAACGCGCTGAACTCGGCATTGGCGGTGAATTTCAACACGATCAACGCCGTGCGCCGCGGCAGCTCCGTCGTTTCCGGCGAGAAGCAGACACCGATTACACCGCTCGCCATCAGCCAGTTCAAAGCGCGGGGTCCCAAGGGCCGAGGCCGCATCAGCCTTGCGAAGGATCCCGAACTCAGCCTGCTCTATGCGGGCGAACTGCTCGAAGCGTTTATCGAGCAGGCAGGCGGCAAGGTGGACGGTAAGATCACGATCGGGCCGGTGCCTCCGGGCCTCCAACCCGTTTACGTGCACCTGCAATCGCGAACTCTCGCGGCCATCATCAACTTGCTACTGATCGGCTCCAACAACTACATCGCCAACCAAGTTTTCTTGGAGATTGGCGCAGCGCGCTATGGCGGTCCCGTAAGCCTGGAAAAATCTCTCAAAGTGGCGAACGAGATGTTGGCTCAGCATGGTTTGCAGGACGACATTTATATGGAGGAAGGCTCCGGCCTCAGCCGCGGCAACCGCTTCACGGCACAGGGGCTCGCCAAGGTGCTTGACCTATTCGTGACCTACGCCGAACTGATGCAAGGCCGCGACGGCGGCACGAACAAGACCGGCACCATGTCCGGGATCCGGACTCTGGCCGGCTACGCCGACACGGCCAATCATGGACGCGTGCGTTTCGTCATCGCCCTCAGGGGCGGCGGCCGGCTGCGCTATTCTGTGCTCAAGGCCATCGAGCAAGGGCTCTAG
- the greA gene encoding transcription elongation factor GreA, with protein sequence MEKVPMTAEGYTSLEAEIKNLKTAERPRIIKLIAEARSHGDLSENAEYHAAKELQGITEARIADLEDKLSRADIIDVSKLKGDQVMFGATVTLIDEDTEDKVKYRIVGEIEGNVKEGKISITSPIARALLGKRKNDVVEVSTPGGGKSYEIVKVEYK encoded by the coding sequence ATGGAAAAGGTGCCGATGACCGCAGAGGGATACACGTCCCTCGAGGCTGAGATCAAGAATCTCAAGACCGCCGAGCGGCCGCGGATCATCAAATTGATCGCTGAAGCCCGTTCGCACGGGGACCTGTCCGAGAACGCCGAATACCACGCCGCCAAGGAGCTGCAGGGTATTACGGAGGCGCGCATCGCCGATCTCGAGGACAAGCTGTCCCGCGCGGACATCATTGATGTGTCCAAGCTCAAGGGCGACCAGGTCATGTTCGGGGCGACGGTCACGCTGATCGACGAAGATACCGAGGACAAGGTCAAGTACCGCATCGTCGGCGAAATCGAGGGCAACGTGAAGGAAGGCAAGATCTCCATCACCTCCCCGATCGCCCGTGCCCTGCTGGGCAAGCGCAAGAACGACGTGGTCGAAGTTTCGACCCCCGGCGGCGGCAAGTCCTACGAGATCGTCAAGGTCGAGTACAAATAG
- the carB gene encoding carbamoyl-phosphate synthase large subunit: MPKREDIKSILIIGAGPIVIGQACEFDYSGTQACKALKDEGYRIILVNSNPATIMTDPDLADATYIEPITPEFVARIIERERPDALLPTMGGQTALNTALSLESAGVLEKYGVEMIGAKADVIDKAEDRELFRKAMDKIGLESPKSRLADAGSLKRADRATYKAEVARIEAEYRDPDARAEAMLAFEADWARQESERRRRYVEKGLIEALEAMQEVGLPAIIRPSFTLGGTGGGVAYNREEFLEIVERGLDASPTCEVLIEESVLGWKEYEMEVVRDKDDNCIIICSIENIDPMGVHTGDSITVAPALTLTDKEYQIMRDASIAVLREIGVETGGSNVQFAVNPDDGRLIVIEMNPRVSRSSALASKATGFPIAKVAAKLAVGYTLDELENDITGGATPASFEPTIDYVVTKIPRFAFEKFQGSAPTLTTAMKSVGEAMAIGRTFPESLQKALRSLETGLTGLDEYHFEGLGQGDDKNVIREALGTPTPDRLLKVAQALRLGVDHEQIYDSCRIDPWFIRQLQDIIDTEERVREHGLPQTQGAFRALKAMGFSDDRLATLAGMTPADVRSARHALQVRPVYKRIDTCAAEFASPTAYMYSTYETGFAGGDSCEARPTAKDKIIILGGGPNRIGQGIEFDYCCCHAAFALSAAGFETIMVNCNPETVSTDYDTSDRLYFEPLTEEDVIEIIRKEQTNGAVKGVIVQFGGQTPLKLAAALEDAQIPILGTSPDAIDLAEDRDRFKALIERLGLKQPNNGIARSAEEAVAIAKQIGFPVVIRPSYVLGGRAMEIVHDEAQLERYIAEAVVVSGKSPVLLDSYLRDAIEVDVDALADGRGVFICGVMEHIEEAGVHSGDSACSLPPHSLKRAIVAELERQARELAKALNVVGLMNIQFAIQNDDIYILEVNPRASRTVPFVAKVIGKPIAGIASEIMAGKPLSAFGLSPAVLDHIAVKEAVFPFARFPGVDPVLGPEMRSTGEVMGLDRDYAVAFAKSQLGGGAKLPLSGTVFVSVKDLDKDKLLAPVRTMIEMGFQIVATRGTQRHLAAHGIACERVNKVLEGRPHIVDAITNGDIDIVFNTTEGAKALADSMSIRRSALLNHIPYYTTLAGALAATEAIRALRAGNLTVAPLQSYVG, from the coding sequence ATGCCCAAACGCGAAGACATAAAGTCCATTCTGATCATCGGCGCCGGTCCGATCGTCATCGGCCAAGCCTGCGAGTTCGACTATTCGGGCACCCAAGCCTGCAAGGCGCTGAAGGACGAGGGCTACCGGATCATCCTGGTCAATTCGAACCCGGCCACGATCATGACGGATCCGGACCTGGCCGACGCCACTTATATCGAGCCGATCACACCCGAATTCGTGGCGCGGATCATCGAGCGCGAACGGCCCGATGCGCTGTTGCCGACCATGGGCGGCCAGACGGCGCTCAACACCGCACTCAGCCTCGAGAGCGCCGGCGTCCTGGAGAAGTACGGCGTCGAGATGATCGGCGCGAAGGCCGACGTCATCGACAAAGCGGAAGACCGCGAGCTCTTCCGCAAGGCGATGGACAAGATCGGGCTCGAATCGCCCAAGTCGCGCCTCGCCGATGCGGGCTCCCTGAAGCGCGCCGACCGCGCGACCTACAAGGCTGAGGTGGCGCGCATCGAGGCCGAGTACCGGGATCCGGATGCGCGCGCCGAAGCCATGCTCGCTTTCGAAGCGGACTGGGCCCGGCAAGAATCCGAGCGCCGGCGGCGCTATGTCGAAAAGGGTTTGATCGAAGCCCTGGAGGCCATGCAGGAGGTCGGCCTGCCCGCCATCATCCGCCCGTCGTTCACGCTCGGCGGCACCGGCGGCGGCGTTGCCTATAACCGCGAAGAGTTCCTGGAGATCGTCGAGCGCGGCCTCGACGCCTCCCCCACTTGCGAAGTGCTGATCGAAGAATCGGTTCTGGGCTGGAAGGAGTACGAGATGGAGGTCGTCCGCGACAAGGACGACAACTGCATCATCATCTGCTCCATCGAGAATATCGATCCGATGGGCGTGCACACGGGCGACTCGATCACCGTCGCGCCGGCGCTGACGCTCACGGACAAAGAATACCAGATCATGCGCGACGCCTCGATCGCGGTGTTGCGCGAGATCGGCGTCGAGACGGGCGGGTCGAACGTCCAGTTCGCCGTGAACCCGGACGACGGACGGCTGATCGTCATCGAGATGAACCCGCGCGTGTCGCGCTCCTCGGCGCTGGCGTCGAAAGCGACCGGCTTCCCGATCGCCAAGGTCGCCGCCAAGCTCGCCGTCGGCTACACGCTGGACGAACTCGAAAACGACATTACCGGCGGGGCGACTCCCGCCTCGTTCGAACCCACGATCGACTACGTGGTGACGAAGATTCCGCGTTTCGCGTTCGAGAAGTTTCAGGGCTCCGCCCCGACACTCACAACGGCCATGAAGTCGGTCGGCGAGGCCATGGCCATCGGACGGACGTTCCCTGAATCGCTGCAGAAAGCACTGCGGTCATTGGAGACGGGTCTGACGGGGTTGGACGAGTACCACTTCGAGGGGCTCGGGCAAGGCGACGACAAGAACGTGATCCGCGAAGCCCTCGGCACGCCGACGCCCGACCGCCTGCTGAAAGTGGCCCAAGCGCTGCGTCTCGGGGTGGATCACGAGCAGATCTATGACAGCTGCCGCATCGACCCGTGGTTCATCCGGCAGCTTCAAGACATCATCGACACGGAAGAACGTGTCCGCGAACACGGTCTGCCGCAAACGCAAGGCGCGTTCCGCGCGCTGAAAGCCATGGGCTTCTCGGATGACCGGCTCGCCACGCTCGCGGGCATGACGCCCGCCGACGTCCGCAGCGCACGGCATGCGCTCCAAGTGCGCCCGGTCTACAAGCGCATCGACACCTGCGCGGCGGAGTTCGCCTCGCCCACGGCCTATATGTACTCGACCTACGAGACGGGTTTCGCGGGCGGCGACTCCTGCGAAGCGCGGCCGACGGCCAAGGACAAGATCATCATTCTCGGCGGTGGCCCGAACCGGATTGGCCAGGGAATCGAGTTCGATTATTGCTGCTGCCACGCGGCGTTCGCGCTGTCGGCGGCCGGTTTCGAGACCATTATGGTCAACTGCAATCCCGAGACCGTCTCGACGGACTACGACACGTCGGACCGGCTCTATTTCGAGCCGCTCACGGAAGAAGACGTGATCGAGATCATCCGCAAGGAGCAGACGAACGGCGCCGTAAAAGGCGTGATCGTCCAGTTCGGTGGCCAGACCCCGCTGAAGCTGGCGGCGGCGCTCGAAGACGCCCAGATTCCGATCCTCGGCACGTCGCCCGACGCGATCGATCTCGCCGAAGACCGCGACCGCTTCAAGGCGCTGATCGAACGGCTCGGCCTGAAGCAGCCGAACAACGGGATCGCACGCTCGGCCGAAGAGGCGGTCGCCATCGCCAAGCAGATCGGCTTCCCCGTGGTGATCCGCCCCTCCTATGTGCTGGGTGGCCGGGCCATGGAGATCGTTCACGACGAAGCACAACTCGAGCGCTACATCGCCGAGGCCGTCGTCGTGTCCGGCAAGAGCCCCGTCCTGCTCGACTCGTATTTGCGCGATGCCATCGAAGTAGACGTGGACGCGCTGGCTGACGGGCGCGGCGTCTTCATCTGCGGCGTCATGGAGCACATCGAGGAAGCGGGCGTGCACTCCGGAGACAGCGCGTGCTCGCTCCCGCCCCATTCCTTGAAGCGGGCAATCGTTGCGGAGCTCGAGCGGCAAGCCCGGGAGCTGGCCAAGGCGCTGAACGTGGTCGGGCTGATGAACATCCAGTTCGCCATTCAGAACGACGACATCTACATCCTGGAGGTCAACCCACGGGCCTCGCGCACGGTGCCGTTCGTGGCCAAGGTCATCGGCAAGCCGATTGCCGGCATCGCCTCCGAGATCATGGCGGGTAAACCGCTCAGTGCGTTCGGCCTCAGCCCGGCGGTGCTGGACCATATTGCCGTGAAAGAGGCCGTATTCCCCTTCGCCCGGTTCCCCGGCGTGGACCCGGTGCTGGGACCGGAGATGCGCTCAACCGGCGAGGTGATGGGGCTCGACCGCGACTACGCCGTGGCCTTCGCCAAGAGTCAGCTCGGCGGCGGCGCCAAGCTGCCCCTGTCGGGGACCGTCTTCGTCTCCGTGAAGGATCTCGACAAGGACAAGCTGCTCGCGCCGGTGCGGACCATGATCGAGATGGGGTTCCAGATCGTGGCCACGCGGGGAACCCAGCGCCATCTTGCCGCGCACGGGATCGCCTGCGAGCGGGTCAATAAGGTCCTCGAGGGGCGCCCCCACATCGTCGACGCCATCACAAACGGCGATATCGACATCGTCTTCAACACCACCGAGGGCGCCAAGGCGCTGGCCGACTCCATGTCGATCCGCCGGTCGGCCTTGCTGAACCACATTCCTTACTATACAACGCTCGCCGGCGCGCTTGCCGCTACTGAGGCCATTCGGGCCTTGCGAGCAGGCAACCTGACCGTCGCGCCGCTGCAAAGCTACGTTGGATGA
- the carA gene encoding glutamine-hydrolyzing carbamoyl-phosphate synthase small subunit, translating into MTDEHDTAPSEAAPTHATPARTQLRTQPWADEAPTALLVLANGTVIEGRGAGATGSAVGEVCFNTAMTGYQEILTDPSYAGQIITFTFPHIGNVGANTEDIETSNLAASSGVKGCVLRTSITAPSNWRAAQDLDSWLKARGIIAITGVDTRALTALIRENGMQNAVIAHSPDGVFDIDALKREAAAWSGMVGLDLAKDVTCGQSYTWDETSWRWGEGYGRQEHPRFHVVAIDFGLKRNILRELAKVGCKITVVPADTSAEAILARGPDGVFVSNGPGDPAATGEYAVPELEKIIDSGVPTFGICLGHQMLGRALGAETAKMHQGHHGANHPVKDFETHKVEITSMNHGFAVTRESLPDTVAETHTSLFDGSNAGLKVKDKPVFSVQYHPEASPGPQDSHYLFTRFVELMAARKSS; encoded by the coding sequence ATGACTGACGAGCACGACACAGCGCCCTCAGAGGCTGCGCCGACGCATGCCACGCCGGCAAGGACGCAGCTTCGTACGCAGCCCTGGGCCGACGAAGCGCCTACGGCCCTGCTCGTTCTGGCGAACGGGACCGTGATCGAAGGACGCGGCGCGGGCGCGACCGGCAGCGCCGTGGGAGAAGTCTGTTTCAACACGGCTATGACCGGCTACCAGGAAATCCTCACCGATCCCTCCTATGCCGGGCAGATCATCACCTTCACCTTCCCCCATATCGGCAATGTGGGCGCGAATACCGAAGACATCGAAACCTCGAATCTCGCTGCTTCATCGGGCGTGAAGGGCTGCGTCCTGCGCACCTCGATTACTGCGCCGTCCAATTGGCGCGCCGCGCAGGATCTGGACTCCTGGCTCAAGGCGCGCGGCATCATCGCCATCACCGGCGTCGACACACGGGCGCTGACGGCGCTGATCCGCGAGAACGGCATGCAGAACGCGGTGATCGCGCATTCCCCGGATGGCGTCTTCGACATCGACGCGCTGAAACGGGAGGCCGCTGCCTGGTCCGGCATGGTGGGCCTCGATCTCGCCAAGGACGTCACCTGCGGACAGAGCTACACCTGGGACGAGACATCCTGGCGCTGGGGAGAGGGCTACGGCCGGCAGGAACACCCGCGCTTCCATGTGGTCGCCATCGACTTCGGGCTCAAGCGCAACATCCTGCGCGAGCTGGCTAAGGTCGGCTGCAAGATCACGGTGGTCCCGGCCGACACGAGCGCCGAGGCCATTCTGGCACGCGGGCCCGACGGCGTTTTCGTCTCGAACGGCCCGGGCGATCCGGCGGCGACCGGCGAATACGCCGTGCCCGAGTTGGAGAAGATCATCGACAGCGGCGTCCCGACCTTCGGCATCTGCCTTGGCCATCAAATGCTGGGCCGGGCGCTGGGGGCCGAGACCGCCAAGATGCATCAGGGGCACCACGGCGCCAATCACCCCGTGAAGGATTTCGAGACCCACAAGGTCGAGATCACCTCGATGAACCACGGCTTCGCGGTGACGCGGGAAAGCCTGCCCGACACGGTCGCCGAGACGCATACGTCTTTGTTCGACGGCTCGAACGCCGGGCTGAAGGTCAAGGACAAGCCCGTGTTCTCGGTGCAGTACCATCCGGAGGCCTCGCCCGGCCCCCAAGACAGTCATTACCTCTTCACGCGCTTCGTCGAGCTGATGGCCGCGCGGAAGAGTTCATAG
- a CDS encoding cupin domain-containing protein, whose protein sequence is MPSTGFDDSNINWRTIDGIDHLAYHICEVDVENGTVDLLFKFDANSKIAMHNHMVPYRTLVLQGELRIYRPNGEIKELRPVGSYVSAGPGETHTEGGGDEDVIVFFSNRNVKDVVYEVLDENGGVATTFGIPEFSALLEQQRAAGEKCNEPYPV, encoded by the coding sequence ATGCCCAGCACGGGATTCGACGACAGCAATATCAACTGGCGGACGATCGATGGCATCGACCACCTCGCCTATCACATCTGCGAGGTAGACGTTGAGAACGGCACTGTCGATCTGCTGTTCAAGTTCGACGCCAACTCGAAGATCGCCATGCACAACCACATGGTCCCCTACCGGACCCTGGTGCTGCAGGGCGAGTTGCGGATCTATCGCCCCAATGGCGAGATCAAGGAGCTCCGTCCCGTTGGCAGCTACGTGTCCGCCGGCCCCGGTGAGACGCATACGGAAGGCGGCGGCGACGAGGACGTCATCGTGTTTTTCTCCAACCGCAACGTGAAGGACGTCGTCTACGAGGTCCTCGATGAGAACGGCGGCGTGGCAACCACGTTCGGCATTCCGGAGTTCTCGGCGCTTTTGGAGCAGCAGCGCGCGGCGGGCGAGAAGTGCAACGAGCCGTACCCGGTCTAG
- the bla gene encoding class A beta-lactamase, whose translation MLTRRQFAQSATAISLLALVRGPGAVPLAHASDNDLARQFAQIEKKVGGRLGVAVSGAGLKAARHGGERFPMCSTFKLLAVAAVLHRVDEGDETLSREVPVPADAILAYAPVAQQNAGGTMTVSELCEAAMVWSDNTAANLLLESLGGPEAATAYVRSLGDTVTRIDRMEPDANVFGPGELRDTTTPEAMLGNLQKLFLGDALSPLSRDRLTEWFVANETGKDRLRAGLPPTWRVGDRTGTGPHGTSNDVAIAWGEAGEPILIAAYLTGSKADTAARDEALADVGRAIGAAAS comes from the coding sequence ATGCTCACCCGCCGCCAGTTCGCTCAGAGCGCTACGGCCATCTCGCTGCTTGCCCTCGTCCGAGGTCCCGGAGCGGTTCCCCTCGCCCACGCCTCCGACAATGATCTCGCCCGTCAGTTTGCTCAAATCGAAAAGAAAGTTGGGGGGCGGTTGGGCGTCGCCGTGTCCGGCGCCGGCTTGAAGGCGGCGCGCCATGGCGGCGAACGCTTTCCCATGTGCAGCACGTTCAAGCTCCTCGCGGTTGCTGCCGTCCTGCACCGGGTCGACGAAGGCGACGAGACGCTCTCACGCGAAGTGCCGGTTCCCGCCGACGCAATCCTCGCCTACGCACCCGTCGCGCAGCAGAATGCCGGCGGCACCATGACGGTCTCGGAACTGTGCGAAGCCGCGATGGTCTGGAGCGACAACACCGCCGCCAATCTCCTCCTCGAAAGCCTCGGGGGCCCGGAAGCGGCGACGGCGTATGTGCGGTCGCTGGGCGACACCGTCACGCGCATCGACCGCATGGAACCGGACGCCAACGTGTTTGGCCCTGGCGAACTTCGCGACACCACGACGCCCGAAGCGATGCTGGGCAATCTTCAAAAGCTGTTTCTCGGCGACGCGCTGTCACCTCTGTCGCGGGACCGTCTGACCGAATGGTTCGTCGCCAACGAGACGGGGAAGGATCGCCTCAGGGCGGGGCTGCCGCCCACATGGCGCGTCGGCGACCGCACCGGAACCGGCCCCCACGGCACGAGCAACGACGTGGCCATTGCGTGGGGGGAGGCCGGAGAGCCTATTCTGATCGCTGCCTATCTCACCGGCTCGAAGGCCGATAC
- a CDS encoding SMP-30/gluconolactonase/LRE family protein, which yields MASRQSALHRPVRWRPPPTSPDKGSRDDAIAAPLSLHDLPGSGGEDVLVEDGGSAITGLGNGDVVRLTPHGTTVLGNTGGRPLGLEACTDGTLLVCDQDKGLLLLDPSTGRVAAVLDEIEGAPLRFCSNAVRSEGGTIYLTTSSETATWDDYQADAIAHATSGKLICVRPNGDVTALSRNLAFANGLALAPDESCLYVAETLGYRIRRFWLKGQRAGTWSDFVTGLPGFPDNISLSNTGLLWVALPAPRVALLDFLLPRHPALRRLALKVPRALLPRPKRIVWVQAYGLDGRLVYNIRMRHRRFSFVTAVAQSEGTLWLASVRHAALARLSLPPRKAAD from the coding sequence ATGGCTTCGAGACAGTCGGCTTTGCACAGGCCGGTGCGCTGGCGGCCGCCGCCCACATCCCCGGACAAGGGGTCCCGCGACGACGCGATTGCGGCGCCGCTGTCGCTGCACGACCTCCCCGGCTCCGGCGGCGAGGACGTCCTGGTCGAGGACGGCGGATCGGCGATCACGGGTCTCGGCAATGGCGACGTGGTGCGCCTGACGCCCCACGGCACGACTGTTCTCGGCAATACCGGCGGGCGGCCCCTGGGTCTCGAGGCCTGCACGGACGGAACGTTGCTCGTGTGCGACCAGGACAAGGGCTTGCTCCTCCTCGATCCGTCGACTGGGCGCGTCGCGGCCGTGCTGGACGAGATCGAAGGCGCGCCTTTGCGCTTCTGCAGCAACGCTGTCCGGTCCGAGGGTGGGACCATCTACCTGACCACATCCTCCGAAACGGCCACGTGGGACGACTATCAAGCCGACGCCATCGCGCACGCGACGTCGGGAAAATTGATCTGTGTACGGCCCAATGGTGACGTCACCGCGCTCAGCCGGAACCTTGCCTTCGCGAATGGGCTTGCGCTCGCCCCGGACGAGTCGTGCCTCTACGTTGCCGAAACACTCGGCTACCGGATCCGCCGCTTTTGGCTGAAGGGCCAGCGCGCCGGGACATGGAGCGATTTCGTCACCGGGCTGCCCGGCTTCCCAGACAATATCAGCCTGTCGAACACGGGACTGTTGTGGGTGGCGCTGCCGGCGCCGCGCGTCGCTCTGCTGGACTTCCTGCTGCCACGGCATCCGGCCTTGCGGAGGCTCGCATTGAAAGTGCCGCGCGCGCTGCTGCCCCGCCCGAAGCGGATCGTGTGGGTGCAGGCCTACGGTCTCGACGGACGGCTCGTCTACAATATCCGCATGCGGCACCGCCGCTTCTCGTTCGTGACCGCCGTGGCGCAGTCCGAGGGTACGCTTTGGCTGGCAAGCGTTCGCCATGCTGCGCTCGCGCGACTGTCGCTGCCGCCACGTAAAGCCGCTGATTGA
- a CDS encoding helix-turn-helix domain-containing protein — protein sequence MRSYALTKASTVGPIADIVAASGGSITKVFQKAELPLTLLEQPQRLILLRDQFHLLETAARTIGDHSLAVRLSTEAGIPGLGAYGAHLITLPTLGDAILESSRSLASLLQGATTIALAVEGRWARWTYCVTKNLGLGQQKNEMLAIGYMLALLRHFAGPRWTPDRVEVAGRFDGRREIEQVVACDAISGERAGVVFPARLLELTNPRPPKEREPDYPPVPAETELTEVVRHVLLLQLDHGEAGIDSVARRLGLSRRTLQRRLSEQGVSFEALAQRTVRDRARNLLTETGTPITDIAYELGYADPAHFTRAFRRWTGETPQQWRRRLAQ from the coding sequence ATGCGGAGCTACGCGCTCACCAAAGCGAGCACAGTCGGGCCGATCGCCGATATCGTGGCGGCGTCTGGCGGTTCGATCACGAAGGTCTTCCAAAAGGCGGAGCTGCCGCTCACGCTGTTGGAGCAGCCCCAGCGGCTGATCCTGCTGCGCGATCAGTTTCATCTCCTGGAGACCGCCGCCCGCACCATCGGCGATCACAGCCTCGCCGTTCGCCTCTCGACGGAAGCGGGGATACCGGGCCTGGGGGCCTATGGCGCCCACCTGATCACCCTGCCGACTCTGGGCGATGCGATCCTCGAAAGCAGCCGCTCTCTCGCCAGCCTCTTGCAGGGGGCGACCACCATCGCGCTGGCAGTCGAAGGGCGTTGGGCCCGATGGACCTATTGCGTCACGAAGAACTTGGGGCTCGGCCAGCAGAAGAACGAGATGCTAGCCATCGGCTACATGCTCGCCCTTCTCCGGCATTTCGCGGGGCCGAGATGGACACCCGACCGCGTGGAAGTCGCCGGCCGGTTTGACGGACGCCGGGAGATCGAACAGGTCGTTGCGTGCGACGCCATCAGTGGCGAGCGTGCAGGGGTCGTCTTCCCGGCGAGACTTCTGGAACTGACCAATCCGCGTCCGCCCAAAGAGCGCGAACCCGACTATCCGCCGGTGCCTGCCGAGACCGAGCTTACCGAGGTGGTCCGGCACGTCCTGCTCTTGCAGCTCGATCACGGAGAGGCCGGTATCGACAGCGTTGCCCGGCGCCTCGGTCTCTCGCGCCGAACGCTGCAGCGCCGCTTATCCGAACAGGGCGTAAGTTTCGAAGCGCTGGCCCAGCGAACCGTGCGCGATCGGGCTCGGAATCTCCTAACGGAGACCGGCACACCGATCACGGATATCGCATACGAGCTTGGCTACGCCGACCCCGCCCACTTCACCCGGGCATTCCGGCGCTGGACAGGCGAGACGCCGCAACAGTGGCGGCGCCGCTTGGCCCAGTAA
- a CDS encoding GatB/YqeY domain-containing protein, translated as MRETITAALKDATKARDARRVSTLRLVSAAIKDRDIAARTAGAGQATDAELLELFAKMIKQREESQKIYAEAGRTELADQEGAEADIIREFLPKQLSDADMAKAIDDAIAETGASGMRDMGKVMGVLKDRYAGQMDFGKASGAVKAKLG; from the coding sequence ATGCGCGAGACCATCACCGCCGCACTGAAAGACGCGACCAAAGCGCGTGACGCGCGCCGCGTCTCCACGCTTCGCCTTGTCAGCGCCGCCATCAAGGATCGCGACATCGCGGCCCGGACCGCCGGGGCCGGGCAGGCGACGGACGCCGAATTGCTGGAACTCTTCGCCAAGATGATCAAGCAACGCGAGGAGTCACAGAAGATCTATGCCGAGGCCGGGCGTACCGAGCTTGCCGACCAGGAAGGCGCCGAGGCCGACATCATTCGCGAGTTCCTGCCGAAACAATTGTCCGACGCGGACATGGCCAAGGCCATCGACGACGCGATCGCCGAGACCGGCGCCAGCGGCATGCGCGACATGGGCAAGGTCATGGGCGTGCTCAAAGACCGCTATGCGGGACAGATGGATTTCGGCAAGGCCAGCGGCGCGGTGAAGGCGAAGCTCGGCTAG